The following DNA comes from Methanobacterium veterum.
TGCGTCGATACAGCCCACCTTTTAATTGCTCTTGAAAGGGCTGCAGGAATACCAGCAAGATACGAACATGTTTATGCCCAGTTCTCAAGCGGTAACTGGTATGGACACGTTATTGCACAGGTTTGGGTTAACGGTAAATGGTACAATGTAGATGCAACCAGCTACAGCAATTCTTTCGGCATTATTAAAAACTGGAATACTTCAACAGCTACATACAAAGGCACATATGCTACACTGCCTTTTTAAGTAAAATATAACTTTTATTTCTTTTTTTATTTCTTT
Coding sequences within:
- a CDS encoding transglutaminase-like domain-containing protein, producing the protein IQALAKSITSGKTSAYDKALAIFNWVRDKLGYSFYYNTKYGAVGTLNAMTGNCVDTAHLLIALERAAGIPARYEHVYAQFSSGNWYGHVIAQVWVNGKWYNVDATSYSNSFGIIKNWNTSTATYKGTYATLPF